The DNA window CAACGGCATCCTGAATGACCCGGTGAACGTGCCGGATATCGATTTTCTCCTCATGGAGTCGACCTACGGAGGTCGCGAGCACGAGATGCCGGAGGGTGCTGACGAGCACTTTCTCGGGATCCTGCAGCGTGCCTTCGAGAGAGGCGGCAAGGTCATGATCCCGGCGTTCGCGGTCGAGCGCACGCAGCAGGTGCTCTACGTCCTCAACCGGCTGTTCCACGAGAAGCATCTGCCCCACATGCCGGTTTACGTCGACAGTCCGCTCGCCGTCGGAGCGACCGAAATCTTCCGTCTCCACCCCGAGTGCTTCAACGAGGATGTCTACGGATTCATGTTCGAGGACGAGAAGGATCCGTTCGTCTTTGACGGCCTGCGCCTGGTGCGCGCGGTCAGCGAGTCGAAGAAGCTGAACCAGTCCGACCAGCCATGCATCATCATTGCTGCTTCCGGCATGTGTGAGGCAGGACGGATCCGCCATCACCTGAAGAACGGGATCGGTGACTCGAAGAACACCGTCTTCTTTGTCGGTTACTGCGCCGAGAACACGCTCGGGAGGTTCATCCGCGATGGAAAGAAGGAGGTCAGCATCTTTGGCAAACGCTACAAGGTCCGCGCTTCGGTGGAGGCGATCGACTCGTTTTCCGGTCACGCCGACCACTCGGAGTTGCTGGAATATTTCCAAGCGATGAGCGGTCCGAAGTCGAAGGTCTGGCTGATCCACGGTGAGTCGGATCATTCGGAAGCGCTCCGCGATGCCTTGCGCGAGTTCCACGACGGCTCGGTGGACTGCGGGGTTCTCGGCGAGACGGTCGAATTCTGAGCGGAATTCGGTCGACCATCAGGCTTGCATCGGTCTCCGGATTTCCCTAATCCCTCGGCCCCGCAACCGCTCAAGCGCGATTAGCTCAGTGGTAGAGCACATCGTTCACACCGATGGGGTCAGTGGTTCGAACCCACTATCGCGCACCATTTTCCTAGCCGTTGCGACAGAGGCCGACTCGGGCTTCGTAGCTTCACCGTCCTCCCGGGCGAGTGCGTGATTTCAGTCCAAATGGGCCGAAAGTTCACCGTGAGCGAAGATTGAACCCGTTTGGCTGGAACGCTAGTTGGTCAGGTCGTGTCCGTGGTGTGAATCCATCTCGCGCGACATCCAACCCATGAAACCCACACTGCAACTTTCAGGTCCGGCAGCATGTCGGCCGCCTCGGGTATCGGTCGCACGGAAAGCGACCGGTGAGCTTCTGCCGGTTCGGTCCCGTTGAGGGACTTTGGGGGATGGCCGGAGGTTCGAACGAGCCTCCGGCCGCATGGTTTGGAGACTGACAGAAAATCGAGAGGAGGTTTTTCTCCTCAAGCGATCCGGATGATCCGGCGATGAACGGATGGATAAGCGAATTTAGAATGAGCAAGGAACAGAACGGACGACTCGGTTGGGTCGAGCGCATCGGGTACGGCCTCGGGGATTTGGCCTCGAACCTCTACTTCCAGATGTTCAACATGTTCCTGCTCTTCTACTACACCGACGTCTTCGGGATCTCGGCGGCGGCAGTGAGTTGGATCTTCCTGCTGTCGCGGGTGTGGGACGCGGTCAACGACCCGGTGATGGGAGTCATTGCCGACCGGACCCGTACGAGGTGGGGTAGCTTCCGGCCGTTCATTCTCTGGTTCGCCATTCCGTTCGGAGTCGCCGGCTACTTCATGTTCTATTCGCCCGACCTCTCGCCGGGTTGGAAGATCGCTTACGCCGCACTGACCTACACGCTGGTGTCGATGCTCTACACGGCGGTGAACATTCCCTACTCCGGTCTGATGGCGGTGATCAGTCCGTCCTCGGCGGAGCGGGCGAGGGTGTCCTCGATCCGATTCATTTTCGCGTTCCTCGGTGGCTGGGTCATCGTCCAGTTCCTGCCGCCGCTGAAGGAGTCGCTGGGCGGTGGCGACGACGTGATCGGGTTCCGCAATACGATGCTGCTTTTCGCGGCGATGGCGACGATCCTGTTCCTGCTCACCTTCGCGACCACGAAAGAGCGCGTGGCGCCTGAAGCGACGACATCTGACCGAAAACAGCTGGGGGAGGACATCAAGACGCTGGTGACCACCCGGCCCTGGCTGATCCTGGTCTTCGCCGGGCTGATCAACCTGACCGCCGTTGCGATCAAGAACGGATCGAACATCTTTTACTTCAAGTATGTCGTTCCGGGAACGAGCGACGTCGAGGTGGCCAGCTTCGGATCGGGCGGGTGGATGGCGATGATCCTGGGCGTGATGTGCACGGGGTTGCTGATCAAGTTCTTCGAAAAGCGGAAGCTGATCATCTGGCTGACCATCATCGGTGGCATCGGGATGGCGTTGCCGTACTGGATCGATCCGGGTCTGCGGATCACGATGCCGGGAGTCGAGACGGGGGCCTACTCGATCTTCGGGCTTGAGATGACAAGTGTCGTGTTCTTCCCGGAGAACCCGCGTTGGATCTACATCATCAACCTGCTCGGTTCTTTCGCCGCCGGTCCTCCGGTCGCGCTGGTCTGGACGATGTATACCGATGTCGCAGCTTTCATCCGCTGGAAGCACAACCGTCGAATTACGGGACTTGTCGTATCGGCTGCCGTGTTCTCCCAGAAGTTCGGCATGGCGATCGGCGGATGGTTTGCCGGCATGCTGCTCACGTGGTGCGGATTCAAAGCGAACATGGAGCAGACCGATACCTCCAAGCACGGGATCCTGCTCCTGTTCTCGCTGATTCCCGCGGTGCTGATCGTCGGCCAGGGAGTCGCGATGTTCTTCTACCGCCTGACCGACGGTCAGATGCGGGAGATCGAAAAGGAGCTCGATGAACAGGAGGCCGCGTCGGTCCCGGTCTAGGCAGGGTGTTCCTCCGTGCGGAACTTCCGGCGGTAGGCTCGTGGTGAGAGTTTGGTGTCGCGCTTGAAAGCAAGGCTCAGGTTCGAGCTGTTGCAGTAGCCGCACTCGCGTGCGATCGCCTCGATCTTGATGTCGGTCTCGGTGAGCATCCTTTTGGCGTGGTCGATCCGGATCCGTCGGAGTTCGGCCGCGGGCGAACGCTGCAGGTGGGTGCGGAAGGCCTTCTCGAGGCCTCGCTTCGACATCCCGACGTGCTCGCAGACATCCTCGAGGGTCATCGGGGTGCTGAAGGCGGCACGCATCAGCCGAAGGGCCTTGGCCACCCCCGCATGCGGTACGGCGAGAACCTCGGTGCTGCGGCGGTTGACCACGCGCCCGGGCGCGATCAGAAGCGGCGGGGCATCGTCAGCGATCTCTCCGTCCATGCGGCGCTGCAGTTGCTTCGCGGCTTGATAGCCGAGCTCGTCGAGTCGGGTGTCGACACTCGACATCGGCACCGCGAGACAGTCGCAAAGAAACTCGATGTTATCGACGCCGAGTACGGAGATCTCTTCGGGAACATGGATGCCATTTCGAACGCAGACCTCGATCAGGGTCGCGCCGAGGTTGTCCTGTCCGGTGAACACCGCCAGCGGGCGGGGGAGCTTTTCCAGTTGTTCGAGGATCGCCTTTTCGTGGGCGGCCCAGTCGCGGAGCACCTTCGGTCCCGGCTGCCGGATGATGTGAAAGTGATCCTTGTCGACGCCAGACTCCAGAAGCGCCGCGCGGTAGGATGCCTCACGGATCGGGTTCACCTCGACCGCGGGCCAGCGGAAGAAGGCGAAGTGGTGGAAGCCGCGCTTGAGAAAGTGCTCCGCGGCGAGCCGGCCGATCAGCAGGTTGTCGTTGAGGACCCGCGGGACCGTATGCGGCATCTTGGCCACACTGACATCGACCTTCGGCATCGTCAGCGAGTCGATGAAGGGGGCAAGGGTCGGACCGTAGCAGGTGATCGCGCCGTCGCCCGGCCAATTGAAGGGGACATTGCGATCCGAGAAGAGGTAAGGGGAGAGGTGCCAGCCCGCCTGGACCGCGAAACGTGCGATGCCCTTGTAGATGCGGTGGTCGAACCAATCGAAGGCGACGAGGATGCTCGGTTGGTCGGGGGATGGTCCATCGTCGAACTGGGGAAGCTTCGCCCGCGGCCTCTTCTTCGCTGTCATGGCGGACAGCTTGTGCGGAAGTTTGGATTGGCGGCAAGTCAAGAGGGCGCATTTGCAGTGGAAATCATCGGTTTTTGATTGCGAAGTGCGCTTGTTTTGGAGGGGGAATCGGCTTTTGTTCCACAGCGTCAGACCCGCCCAACCTGGCTTCAAACCCTGAAAACCCGTTTCAAACCCATGAGACTTATCCTGCCGGCCGTGTTGGCCTCCGTATTCGCGCTTCCCGTGTCCCGGGCGGAGCAGCCGAACGTGCTTTTCATTGCCGTCGACGATCTCGTGCCGACGCTCGGTTGCTACGGTGATCCGGTGGCGCTGACGCCCGAAATCGACGGGCTCGCTTCGCAGGGCATGACCTTTCTGAACCACCACTGCAACTGGACGGTGTGCGGGCCCTCGAGGGCGGCGCTTACGACCAGTCTGATGCCGGAGGAGACAGGGGTCATGGGCTTCAAGGCGATCCGCCATCCGGACTTTCTGCCGGACGTGATCACGCTGCCGCAGCACTTCAAGAACGAGGGCTACGAGACCGCCTGCACCGGGAAATTCCATGACCCGCGAACCGTGGGCGACACCGGGAGCGCGCTCGACGCCAATGACCAGTTTCCCGACGGGGCGAACATCGACGACCCGCTCTCGTGGTCGATCGCCTATGTGAAGGCTGCGTCCGGTTACAGTCCGTCGGGCAAGCCGGCGGTCGATGATTCCGATACCGAGCCCTTCGCGAACTACGGCGATCATCATATCAAGGAGGAGGGTTTGGCGTTGATCGATACGCTTTCCTCCGGCAGCAAGCCGTTCTTCCTCGCGGTCGGATTCAAGAAGCCGCACCTGGGGTTCTACGCGCCTCGTCAGTTCTGGGATCTCTACGACCGAAGCTCAATGCCGCTGGCTCCTTTCAGCGCCCATCCGGCCGGCGAAAGCACCTTCACGGGGGCGACGCTCGACTTTCACAGCGAGCTGCAAGGCTACACGCCGTATGATACGAGCTGGCCGCCGAGCGAGGCGCAGCAGCGCGAGCTGGTCCACGGCTACTATGCCTGCGTATCGATGGTGGATGCGCTGGTCGGGGAACTCATCGACAAGCTGGCGGTGACCGCTGACCCGGTGCAGGCCGGCAAGAATCTGGATGAGACGACGATCATCGTGCTCTGGGGTGATCACGGTTTCCACCTCGGCGATCACGGCCGGTGGGGCAAACACTCGGCGATGGAGGAGGCGACCCGTTGCCCGTTGATTATCTATGATCCGCGGGATCCCAAGGCGCCCGGAACCAACTCGACGGCCACGCCGGTCAACACGATCGATATCTACCCGACGCTTTGCGAGATGACCGGGCTTCCGATCCCCGAGCAACCGAGCAGCAACACCGTAACGACCGGCCGACCGCTGCGCGGGCGGAGTCTGGTGCCGGTGCTCGACGGTTCCCGGGAAGCCGTGCATCACGGCGCTATCACCCACTTCAACAACGGCGGCCGCTACGGTTACGCCTACCGGACCGAGCGGTTCCGCTACATCGAGTGGGTGGACGGGTCCGGGAATGTCGATGGCGTCGATCTCTACGACTACGTCGATGATCCCCTTGAGACGCGCAACCTCGCGGCGGATGACGCCTATGCGGCGATCGTCTACCAGCTCTCGCGGTCGATGCGGGCCGAGACGACGACCAACGGCGCCGAGCGGTTGAACCTCGCGGCGCCGTCGACCACCGGTGATGGAGCTTTCCTCCCCGACGTTTCGATTGATTTGGTTGGATCGGGGATGGTCGAGCTCGCGTGGCCCGACAGCGGTGGGGTGAGCTATCGAGTCCTCGGTGATGATGATCTGGTGGATCCGTGGACGGACGATGCGAATGATGTGCCCGCCTCGCCGGCCGAGCTTGCGGCGACCGCCGCCCGGCGCTTCTTCCGGATCACCTTCGACGACAATGTGCCGCCGGTCTTTCTTTCCGACCCTGTGCTCAAGGCGGATGCGACTCCCGATGCCGCCTACACGGGGAGCCTCGCGGGTGATGTCTCGGATCCCGGCGACACCCTGACCTTCACCAAGCTCGACGGTCCGGCGTGGCTGTCGATCGGAAGCGATGGCGCGTTGACCGGAACGCCGGCAGTTGGAGATCTCGGGGCGGGCTGGTTCACGGTTGAGGTCAGCGATACCGCAGGAGCCTCGGCATTTGCCAAAGTCCAGATCTCGGTGACCAACGAGACTGTTCCTCCTTCGGCCACGGTGCTGGAACACTGGGAGTTCGAGGACGTCGCGGGCACCCAGTTCACGGGGCTTGCGAATTCCGCAGGTAGCGCCTCGTTCTCGGGGAACAAGGACCAGGTGCAGACCGATGGTGCCGGGAATCTGGTGTTCGGCGTCGGAGCGGACGCCTCCGATAATGTCTTCCGCAACGCGACGCTGACGGTTCCGGGGCAAACCACCGGAGTCTTCGAAATGGAGTGGACTTATCCTTCGGCAACCATCGAAGGAGGTGATGCAACCGGTGCGAATGTCGGATTCGGTTTCCGGGATGCTGGCGGCACCGACCTCTTCCTGGTGCGTCTCCAGCGCCAGAACAGCGAGCTGCGACTCCAGCACCGGGTCGGGACCTCGAATACCGATCTGGAAGATTTCAACGCCACCACGATCGCCGATTTGCGGGTGCGGGTGGTGGCGGACCTCGATGCCGATACCTTTGACGTCTACTGGCAGCTCGGGGCCGGCCCGGAGCAGAGCTCGACCGGCATCGCCATGTCGGCCACGGGCCTGAATTTCGACGAAGTGCGGATGACCGCCAACACCAACACCACCGACTGGGGGGCGACCGATTCGGTATCGGTCGGTGAACTCAAGGTTTCCGAACTCCCCTGAACCCTCACTCATCCAATCCAAACACGACTGAACCCATGACCAGGAAAATCTTTTGCTACAGTGTGCTGATCGGCGCCTGTGTTGGCCTTGGCTCGGCAGAGCCTCTCATCAAGAACGGCGAGTTCGAGAAACCGTTGGCACCTTGGAAATTGTTCTCCATCAAGGACACCCCAGCGACGGATCGGGCGGTCGCCGACGGTGTGCTGACCATCAAGGCCGCCGACGCGAGCGGCAAACCCGGCAACCGGCAACTGATTCAGGAAGTGGCGGTCGAGGCGGGGAGGACCTACTCGCTGAGCTTCGATATCAAAGGCGACCTCGAGAAAGGCAAGGAAGTGGTGGTTGTGGTGACGACGGGCCCGGGAAAATTTGCCTACTTCAATCGGGTGCCGATCACTGCGGATTGGACCAGCAAGAAACTCCGGATCACCCCCAAGGAGACGGACGGCACGGATGCGCCCACGCTCAAGTTCCTGCTCGGGGACCTGAAGGGTGATGTTTCGCTGCGCAAGGTTTCGCTCGAAGCCACCGAGTAAAAGGGTGTCAAATCGGAGGGAATGAGGACCACGAGGATGCTGGCGATTTTGACGGCGGGACTGCCGTTGTGGGTTGCCGCCGGGATCGAGATCCGGACTCCTGAAAAGGAGCGACCGGTGGATCTCGGCCGCCTCCTCGGTGGCAACGTCGCGCTCTGGTATCAGAAGCGCGATCTCGAAGCCGCGGATGTGCGGAACGCCGTCGAGCGCTGGAAGCCATCGTTGCTGCGACTCCCGGGCGGATCGTGGTCCGATGAGGTCTACTGGAACGGAAACGGGGTCCGGAAGGGTGAGGACTTCGATGCGTCGAAGCGGCAAGGCCCGCAGTGGCAGATCGATTATTCCGAGTATGCTCCGGGACTCCGGCTGGGGAGTGCCGACGGTTCGCTGTCGGACTTTCACGGGCACCTCGATGTCCGGGCGCTGCACGAGTACGTCCGTGACCGCGGAGCGGCGGCGATCGTGACGGTCAACGCCGGCACCGGCACCCCGGAGATGGCGGCCGAGTGGGTGAAGTGGGCGAAGAAGGAGGGCTACCGCGTCGACTACTGGGAAGTGGGCAACGAACTCGATGGCGAGTGGGAACTCGGCCATGTCGGTCCTGACGGAAAGGTCGTGGATGCAGACGAGTATGCACGGCGCTTTGCGGCCTTCGCCAAGGCAATGAAGGCGGTCGACCCGGGCATCAAGGTCGGAGGGCCAACGGCTTCGAATGACCAGCTGCCCTTTGTCGAAACGCTGATCCGTGAGTCGGGCGAGCTGCTCGACTTCGTGACTTTCCATACCTACCCGGTGCTCGGCGGAGGCAAATCCGAGGGTGAGCGCTTCGCCAAGGCCGATGATGTGGCGAAGGCTGTGGAGCGAATCCGGGAGTGGATCGCCAAGTATCAGCCGGGCCGGGAAGACGAAATCGAGATTGGAGTCACCGAGTGGCACAAGCAGGTGATGGAGACGCGCCCGACCGTCGATCTCTCCAGTGGGCTTTGGACCTGCCTTTTCATCGGGGCGATGGCCGAGAGCGGTGTCGATTTCGCGAACCAGTGGGACTACTTCTCCGATGTCGGAGCGGGAGGGCACGGGTTGTTCGGCGTGAACGGCGAGGGTGCTCGCGCGGTTTTCCACGCGATGATGCTCTGGCGGGAGCACATGGGATCCGAGCTTTTGGAAATCTCGGGCTTGCCCGAAGGCGTGGCGGGATTCGCGACCCTGCGCGATGGCAAGCCGCGGGTCATGCTGATCAACAAGACCCGGCGGCCGGTGAGGATCGATGGGGTCGCTTTGGACGGGGCGGAACTGACGGGCAGTGTGAAGGCCTGGCGATTTTCGCAACGTGAGTACTTCTGGAATCCACTGAAGCAGCGGCCGGAGTGGAGTCATGCCGCGCGTGAGATAGCGGTCGATGCGTCCGGCTTTGAGGTGCCGGGCTTCTGCGCGCTTGTCGTGAGTGATGAGAGCGAGGAGCTGGAAGGGGAGTTTGCCGGAAAGCCGTCGCTTGAGATTCTCGTTCCGGCCGAGGCGCCTGCGGATCTACCTGTGGAAGGATTTGTGCTCGTTCGTGGAGACGACGGCGCGTGGGGCGGTACGCTTTCGGAAGTAAGCTTGGACCTAGAAGGTGTGGGCGGCGCCAGTTTGAAGAAAGTCGACACCGCGAGTTCGGTTGGGGTGTTTGAGGTGACTCCTGAAGGTCCGGGTGAATCACGGATCAAGGCGACCGCTGACGGTCTTCAGGCAGAGGCAACGATCCGTTGGACCGAGGTGAAGCAGCGGGATCAGGTGGTTTGGGAGTTCGCCGGAGATGCGTCGATGTCCGGTTTGGAAACAAGCTATCAACTCGCTGCCGACAGCCAGGCCC is part of the Haloferula helveola genome and encodes:
- a CDS encoding MBL fold metallo-hydrolase, with the translated sequence MKLKFCGAAGTTTGSQHLLEVNGKRILLDCGLYQGRRHESYEVNCCFPHFDPADIDIVVLSHAHIDHSGNLPNLSRKGFTGNIYATFATRDLCTIMLADSAHIQEQDVEWLNKRRAKDGEPPVEPLYSKEDAERCLRQFITVGYERPLPIADGVTLTFFDAGHILGAAQVLLEITDQDDGGKKKRFLFSGDVGRGGNGILNDPVNVPDIDFLLMESTYGGREHEMPEGADEHFLGILQRAFERGGKVMIPAFAVERTQQVLYVLNRLFHEKHLPHMPVYVDSPLAVGATEIFRLHPECFNEDVYGFMFEDEKDPFVFDGLRLVRAVSESKKLNQSDQPCIIIAASGMCEAGRIRHHLKNGIGDSKNTVFFVGYCAENTLGRFIRDGKKEVSIFGKRYKVRASVEAIDSFSGHADHSELLEYFQAMSGPKSKVWLIHGESDHSEALRDALREFHDGSVDCGVLGETVEF
- a CDS encoding MFS transporter — translated: MSKEQNGRLGWVERIGYGLGDLASNLYFQMFNMFLLFYYTDVFGISAAAVSWIFLLSRVWDAVNDPVMGVIADRTRTRWGSFRPFILWFAIPFGVAGYFMFYSPDLSPGWKIAYAALTYTLVSMLYTAVNIPYSGLMAVISPSSAERARVSSIRFIFAFLGGWVIVQFLPPLKESLGGGDDVIGFRNTMLLFAAMATILFLLTFATTKERVAPEATTSDRKQLGEDIKTLVTTRPWLILVFAGLINLTAVAIKNGSNIFYFKYVVPGTSDVEVASFGSGGWMAMILGVMCTGLLIKFFEKRKLIIWLTIIGGIGMALPYWIDPGLRITMPGVETGAYSIFGLEMTSVVFFPENPRWIYIINLLGSFAAGPPVALVWTMYTDVAAFIRWKHNRRITGLVVSAAVFSQKFGMAIGGWFAGMLLTWCGFKANMEQTDTSKHGILLLFSLIPAVLIVGQGVAMFFYRLTDGQMREIEKELDEQEAASVPV
- a CDS encoding substrate-binding domain-containing protein, with translation MTAKKRPRAKLPQFDDGPSPDQPSILVAFDWFDHRIYKGIARFAVQAGWHLSPYLFSDRNVPFNWPGDGAITCYGPTLAPFIDSLTMPKVDVSVAKMPHTVPRVLNDNLLIGRLAAEHFLKRGFHHFAFFRWPAVEVNPIREASYRAALLESGVDKDHFHIIRQPGPKVLRDWAAHEKAILEQLEKLPRPLAVFTGQDNLGATLIEVCVRNGIHVPEEISVLGVDNIEFLCDCLAVPMSSVDTRLDELGYQAAKQLQRRMDGEIADDAPPLLIAPGRVVNRRSTEVLAVPHAGVAKALRLMRAAFSTPMTLEDVCEHVGMSKRGLEKAFRTHLQRSPAAELRRIRIDHAKRMLTETDIKIEAIARECGYCNSSNLSLAFKRDTKLSPRAYRRKFRTEEHPA
- a CDS encoding sulfatase-like hydrolase/transferase — its product is MRLILPAVLASVFALPVSRAEQPNVLFIAVDDLVPTLGCYGDPVALTPEIDGLASQGMTFLNHHCNWTVCGPSRAALTTSLMPEETGVMGFKAIRHPDFLPDVITLPQHFKNEGYETACTGKFHDPRTVGDTGSALDANDQFPDGANIDDPLSWSIAYVKAASGYSPSGKPAVDDSDTEPFANYGDHHIKEEGLALIDTLSSGSKPFFLAVGFKKPHLGFYAPRQFWDLYDRSSMPLAPFSAHPAGESTFTGATLDFHSELQGYTPYDTSWPPSEAQQRELVHGYYACVSMVDALVGELIDKLAVTADPVQAGKNLDETTIIVLWGDHGFHLGDHGRWGKHSAMEEATRCPLIIYDPRDPKAPGTNSTATPVNTIDIYPTLCEMTGLPIPEQPSSNTVTTGRPLRGRSLVPVLDGSREAVHHGAITHFNNGGRYGYAYRTERFRYIEWVDGSGNVDGVDLYDYVDDPLETRNLAADDAYAAIVYQLSRSMRAETTTNGAERLNLAAPSTTGDGAFLPDVSIDLVGSGMVELAWPDSGGVSYRVLGDDDLVDPWTDDANDVPASPAELAATAARRFFRITFDDNVPPVFLSDPVLKADATPDAAYTGSLAGDVSDPGDTLTFTKLDGPAWLSIGSDGALTGTPAVGDLGAGWFTVEVSDTAGASAFAKVQISVTNETVPPSATVLEHWEFEDVAGTQFTGLANSAGSASFSGNKDQVQTDGAGNLVFGVGADASDNVFRNATLTVPGQTTGVFEMEWTYPSATIEGGDATGANVGFGFRDAGGTDLFLVRLQRQNSELRLQHRVGTSNTDLEDFNATTIADLRVRVVADLDADTFDVYWQLGAGPEQSSTGIAMSATGLNFDEVRMTANTNTTDWGATDSVSVGELKVSELP
- a CDS encoding carbohydrate binding domain-containing protein; translation: MTRKIFCYSVLIGACVGLGSAEPLIKNGEFEKPLAPWKLFSIKDTPATDRAVADGVLTIKAADASGKPGNRQLIQEVAVEAGRTYSLSFDIKGDLEKGKEVVVVVTTGPGKFAYFNRVPITADWTSKKLRITPKETDGTDAPTLKFLLGDLKGDVSLRKVSLEATE
- a CDS encoding glycoside hydrolase family 44 protein — translated: MRTTRMLAILTAGLPLWVAAGIEIRTPEKERPVDLGRLLGGNVALWYQKRDLEAADVRNAVERWKPSLLRLPGGSWSDEVYWNGNGVRKGEDFDASKRQGPQWQIDYSEYAPGLRLGSADGSLSDFHGHLDVRALHEYVRDRGAAAIVTVNAGTGTPEMAAEWVKWAKKEGYRVDYWEVGNELDGEWELGHVGPDGKVVDADEYARRFAAFAKAMKAVDPGIKVGGPTASNDQLPFVETLIRESGELLDFVTFHTYPVLGGGKSEGERFAKADDVAKAVERIREWIAKYQPGREDEIEIGVTEWHKQVMETRPTVDLSSGLWTCLFIGAMAESGVDFANQWDYFSDVGAGGHGLFGVNGEGARAVFHAMMLWREHMGSELLEISGLPEGVAGFATLRDGKPRVMLINKTRRPVRIDGVALDGAELTGSVKAWRFSQREYFWNPLKQRPEWSHAAREIAVDASGFEVPGFCALVVSDESEELEGEFAGKPSLEILVPAEAPADLPVEGFVLVRGDDGAWGGTLSEVSLDLEGVGGASLKKVDTASSVGVFEVTPEGPGESRIKATADGLQAEATIRWTEVKQRDQVVWEFAGDASMSGLETSYQLAADSQARPNQTVAMMTLEAAEDVAEKNTLLAIKSLPEGLERERIGGVIGLLGGSPDLHSDDPNAFVQIVLQSNLDHWMPVGRVPLRKLAGSWEKLSIVLDDPRLLEAMGELYGIRFHLKSNQPVEGRIYLDDLGFILRGE